A region of Arabidopsis thaliana chromosome 5, partial sequence DNA encodes the following proteins:
- the AGP25 gene encoding arabinogalactan protein 25 (arabinogalactan protein 25 (AGP25); Has 1807 Blast hits to 1807 proteins in 277 species: Archae - 0; Bacteria - 0; Metazoa - 736; Fungi - 347; Plants - 385; Viruses - 0; Other Eukaryotes - 339 (source: NCBI BLink).), whose product MAFSFLNKLLIIFIFIFISLSSSSPTISLVQQLSPEIAPLLPSPGDALPSDDGSGTIPSSPSPPDPDTNDGSYPDPLAFSPFASPPVSSPSPPPSLPSAGVLLISLIISSASFLAL is encoded by the coding sequence atggctttttcttttctcaataaacttctcatcatcttcatcttcatcttcatctctctctcttcatcttctccgacAATTTCTCTCGTCCAACAGCTTTCACCGGAGATCGCCCCTCTCCTCCCTTCCCCCGGAGACGCTTTACCTTCAGACGATGGCAGCGGCACAATCCCATCTTCACCAAGCCCTCCTGATCCCGACACTAACGACGGCTCCTACCCTGACCCGTTGGCATTCTCTCCTTTTGCTTCTCCGCcggtttcttctccttctcctccgcCGTCTCTTCCTTCCGCCGGAGTCTTACTCATCTCTCTTATCATCTCCTCCGCCTCGTTCCTAGCGTTATAA